In Moorella sp. E308F, a single genomic region encodes these proteins:
- a CDS encoding lactate racemase domain-containing protein: MTKVKVPYGEGYLTGELPAGLRVHEITPREVAGVADATAEIRRALENPIGNRGIEELRGAQK, translated from the coding sequence TTGACTAAAGTGAAAGTCCCTTACGGGGAAGGATACCTAACAGGCGAGTTGCCGGCTGGTTTAAGGGTACACGAAATAACTCCCCGGGAGGTGGCCGGTGTAGCCGATGCTACTGCCGAGATCCGCCGGGCCTTAGAGAATCCTATAGGTAACCGGGGGATAGAAGAGCTACGCGGCGCCCAAAAAG